The Anaerolineae bacterium genome has a window encoding:
- a CDS encoding Flagellar motor rotation protein MotA gives MDLATILGLVLAMVIITVVMIMDGGSPAELFAHPQAILLTVGGAFVATLISYPMKALGTIPMWFKNAILGGHKSNPIEAIDLLAKMADKARREGLLALEDEAKKIKDEFLRKGVQMVVDGVDPSQVRAIMEIEIHHMQERHAQGINFFSAAGGYGPTMGIIGTVMGLISVLQKLDDPGSLGKSIAAAFLATLWGILSANVFWLPISGKLRANSEEEVAYRHMILEGILSLQAGENPRIVREKLSAFLPPKERAGEGQKGKGKAPAGAQQPAEAEA, from the coding sequence ATGGATCTTGCAACGATATTAGGTCTGGTATTGGCAATGGTCATCATCACCGTAGTGATGATTATGGACGGCGGTTCACCCGCTGAACTATTTGCTCACCCTCAAGCCATTTTATTAACCGTAGGTGGAGCCTTTGTGGCAACCTTGATTTCCTACCCGATGAAAGCTCTCGGAACAATTCCAATGTGGTTCAAAAATGCCATTTTAGGAGGCCACAAGAGCAACCCCATTGAAGCCATCGATCTGCTTGCCAAAATGGCAGATAAAGCCCGCCGTGAAGGCCTGTTGGCACTGGAAGATGAAGCTAAGAAAATCAAGGACGAATTTTTACGCAAAGGCGTCCAGATGGTAGTTGATGGTGTTGATCCCTCCCAGGTACGGGCAATCATGGAGATCGAGATCCACCACATGCAGGAACGGCACGCCCAGGGGATCAATTTCTTCAGCGCCGCAGGAGGTTATGGCCCGACAATGGGGATCATCGGTACGGTGATGGGGTTAATTTCGGTGCTTCAGAAACTGGATGATCCCGGCTCCTTAGGTAAATCCATTGCGGCGGCTTTCCTGGCGACCTTGTGGGGTATTCTTTCGGCAAACGTCTTCTGGTTGCCGATCAGCGGCAAGCTGCGCGCAAACAGCGAGGAGGAAGTGGCTTATCGACACATGATCCTGGAAGGGATTTTATCCTTACAGGCCGGCGAAAACCCGCGCATCGTCAGGGAGAAGCTTAGCGCCTTCTTACCACCCAAAGAACGTGCTGGCGAAGGGCAGAAAGGCAAAGGAAAAGCTCCTGCCGGCGCCCAACAACCTGCGGAGGCTGAAGCATGA
- a CDS encoding Flagellar motor rotation protein MotB, producing MSGHGGGGSERWLVSYADFITLLMVLFVVLYSMSQLDIIRYKQLAESLSVAFGGGPSRIVDPGIDRSGGVDENKQSAPIVIPGIPKAPVTNTEVAGQLTQMLSSADLGGVVSVQNNIEGVLISLSEQLIFEPGTANLNPDAYPVLNTIIDMVKGIENEIRIIGHTDNTPPVDTRYRNNWELSLGRALVIAEYLQKGGINPKRILVAGRGDTQPIFPNDTPQHRALNSRAEIIVVYSVSQDVINLNLSVSPEQP from the coding sequence ATGAGCGGGCATGGCGGTGGCGGTTCAGAACGCTGGCTGGTGAGCTACGCCGACTTCATCACCCTCTTGATGGTGCTGTTTGTCGTCCTGTACTCTATGAGCCAGCTGGACATTATCCGCTATAAGCAGTTAGCCGAGAGCTTAAGTGTGGCATTTGGTGGCGGTCCCAGTCGGATTGTTGACCCGGGCATTGATCGTTCGGGTGGCGTAGACGAAAACAAACAATCAGCCCCCATTGTCATTCCCGGCATCCCGAAAGCCCCGGTTACCAATACCGAGGTTGCCGGTCAGTTAACCCAAATGTTATCTTCGGCTGATTTGGGTGGTGTGGTCAGTGTCCAGAACAACATCGAAGGCGTTCTGATCTCGCTCAGTGAGCAACTCATCTTTGAACCCGGCACGGCGAACCTCAATCCGGATGCTTATCCCGTCCTGAACACGATCATCGACATGGTAAAAGGCATCGAAAACGAAATCCGCATTATCGGTCACACCGATAATACTCCTCCTGTAGATACCCGTTATCGCAATAACTGGGAGCTATCTCTGGGGCGGGCACTGGTCATTGCAGAATACCTGCAGAAAGGCGGAATCAATCCGAAACGGATCCTGGTAGCCGGGCGAGGGGACACGCAACCCATCTTTCCCAACGACACGCCCCAACATCGCGCCCTCAACAGTCGGGCTGAAATCATTGTCGTGTATTCGGTAAGTCAAGATGTGATCAACCTGAACTTGAGCGTTTCTCCAGAACAACCCTAA
- a CDS encoding Flagellar biosynthesis protein FliL, with the protein MKNILSLLPKILLGFALFILVVTNLAIAYIFFAPDTFPKPFYPLYALPQEITPAAAAEEEHTEGEGLDPSTLHPGQGLMVDTGSKIVNLVDPTGRKYLRVGVVLEFAPHDPAYFEMNEEEKKAYVTTFNQEMESRLPIINDILITLFASQTFEKVYTAEGKENLRQQIKELINQQLPEFHVIAVYFTEFVVQ; encoded by the coding sequence ATGAAGAACATCCTTAGTCTACTACCCAAAATTCTCTTAGGTTTTGCCCTATTCATTCTCGTGGTCACCAATCTGGCGATCGCCTATATCTTCTTTGCGCCAGATACCTTCCCCAAGCCTTTCTACCCGCTCTATGCATTGCCGCAAGAAATTACCCCCGCGGCAGCTGCAGAAGAAGAACATACTGAAGGGGAAGGCTTAGATCCATCCACTCTTCACCCCGGACAGGGTTTAATGGTGGATACGGGCAGCAAAATCGTCAATCTGGTGGATCCGACCGGGCGTAAGTATCTACGAGTCGGCGTTGTATTGGAATTTGCCCCTCATGATCCAGCTTATTTCGAGATGAATGAAGAAGAGAAAAAAGCTTATGTGACCACCTTCAATCAAGAGATGGAAAGCCGTCTGCCAATCATCAATGATATCCTGATTACCCTTTTTGCCAGCCAGACCTTTGAAAAGGTGTATACAGCCGAAGGTAAAGAAAACCTGCGCCAACAAATCAAAGAGCTAATCAATCAACAATTGCCCGAATTTCACGTCATCGCTGTTTATTTCACCGAGTTTGTGGTGCAATGA
- a CDS encoding Flagellar motor switch protein FliM — MLSQAEIDALLAGAIEIEQSASEGSVNLAELMEQQTGKAEKAVSEKQVRPYNFWSPDHFSKDQMRAVELVHEDLAERLTSSLPTFVRSNMRPRVVHTEQGRFHDFLKDLPAGSLFHMITLAPLPGQMVMTISPEISYTILEQRLGGQSSRGGKVRVLTEIDQFLLRALIEHMLNDIKAAWSKVVAIEPSLEDSTTNQHWVQMVMGNERVMLVAFELNLNNVSGLMNIYIPFPMLKPIANILKPHIWFTGRKEKQVDPEARRKNIENLTVVHLTTRVFLGNAKRTFGELMKLKVGDVITLDTSINQDVVVQISNKKCFLGKIGKSGKYYAVQITEKILNNGNYQ, encoded by the coding sequence ATGTTATCGCAAGCAGAAATTGACGCATTACTTGCCGGAGCCATTGAAATCGAGCAATCCGCCTCCGAGGGCAGCGTTAACCTTGCAGAATTGATGGAACAGCAAACTGGCAAGGCAGAGAAAGCCGTCTCGGAAAAACAGGTGCGCCCGTATAACTTCTGGTCTCCCGATCATTTCTCAAAAGACCAGATGCGGGCAGTTGAACTGGTGCATGAGGACTTAGCCGAGAGACTAACCAGCTCTCTGCCCACCTTTGTCCGCAGCAACATGCGCCCACGCGTCGTACACACCGAACAGGGCCGTTTTCACGACTTTCTCAAAGACTTACCAGCCGGATCGTTGTTCCACATGATCACCTTAGCGCCTCTGCCCGGACAGATGGTCATGACCATCAGCCCGGAGATCAGTTACACCATTCTTGAGCAGCGTCTCGGCGGGCAGAGTTCTCGAGGTGGAAAGGTGCGCGTGCTGACCGAAATCGATCAGTTCCTGCTGCGAGCGCTCATCGAACACATGTTGAACGACATCAAAGCAGCCTGGAGTAAGGTGGTAGCCATTGAACCCAGCCTTGAAGATAGTACAACCAACCAACACTGGGTGCAAATGGTAATGGGGAATGAGCGCGTGATGCTCGTCGCATTTGAGTTGAACTTAAACAACGTAAGCGGCTTGATGAATATTTACATCCCCTTCCCTATGCTGAAGCCGATTGCCAATATTCTTAAGCCGCATATCTGGTTCACCGGGCGCAAGGAAAAACAAGTCGATCCCGAAGCCCGGCGCAAGAACATTGAAAACCTCACGGTTGTGCACCTGACCACGCGCGTGTTTCTGGGTAACGCCAAGCGTACTTTTGGGGAATTGATGAAGCTCAAGGTAGGAGATGTTATCACCCTGGATACTTCGATTAATCAGGATGTTGTGGTTCAGATTTCGAACAAAAAATGCTTCTTGGGAAAGATTGGCAAATCCGGGAAATATTACGCCGTTCAAATTACCGAAAAAATCTTAAATAATGGCAATTATCAATAA
- a CDS encoding Flagellar motor switch protein FliN has protein sequence MSDETLEIEMEQEPTPGEILQEEAPPQAVMRPPQPSPSPKASEAASLDMLMDVILQLTVELGRTELTVRQVLDLQKGSVVELDRIAGDAVDVFVNDHLIAKGEVVVVDDKFGVRITELVSPMRESVEAAL, from the coding sequence ATGAGCGATGAAACCTTAGAAATCGAAATGGAACAAGAACCCACCCCTGGCGAAATTCTTCAGGAAGAAGCGCCTCCGCAGGCAGTCATGCGTCCGCCACAGCCATCGCCAAGCCCCAAAGCCAGCGAAGCAGCTTCGTTGGACATGCTCATGGACGTTATCCTTCAGTTGACGGTCGAGTTAGGCAGAACAGAGTTAACCGTCCGTCAAGTGCTTGATCTTCAGAAAGGCTCGGTGGTTGAGTTAGATCGCATTGCCGGTGATGCAGTAGATGTTTTTGTCAACGATCACCTGATCGCCAAAGGTGAGGTGGTGGTAGTAGACGATAAATTCGGGGTGCGTATTACCGAATTGGTCTCACCGATGCGTGAAAGCGTTGAGGCAGCATTATGA
- a CDS encoding Flagellar biosynthesis protein FliP, which yields MNTTARPKSKLPLILLIGLALASILLAGCSAESQWSAPGLTLTVEPAGQPKQVSSGVQLLILITILSLAPSLLVMTTSFARIIIVLSLLRNAIGTPQIPPNQVLVGLALILTFFIMSPVYGQIDQQALKPYMAGQIDQSTAFKNAIQPLREFMFKQTRQKDLELFLEMNHQERPNTLDDIPTVVLLPAFVLSELRTAFIMGFAIYIPFLIIDMVISSILLSMGMMMLPPSLISLPFKILLFVMVDGWYLIIRSLSMSFFQ from the coding sequence ATGAACACAACCGCTCGCCCGAAATCAAAACTCCCGCTCATCTTGTTGATTGGTTTAGCCCTTGCCTCAATCTTGCTGGCTGGATGTTCAGCCGAGTCGCAATGGTCAGCGCCGGGACTTACCCTGACCGTTGAGCCGGCTGGACAGCCCAAACAGGTCAGTTCAGGGGTGCAATTGCTCATCCTCATCACCATCTTATCCCTCGCCCCCTCACTGTTGGTGATGACCACTTCCTTTGCCCGCATTATCATTGTGCTATCCCTCTTGCGCAACGCCATTGGCACGCCCCAAATACCACCCAACCAGGTGCTGGTCGGTTTGGCTCTGATTTTGACGTTCTTCATTATGTCGCCAGTTTATGGTCAGATCGATCAACAAGCCCTCAAACCCTATATGGCAGGGCAAATCGATCAATCGACCGCCTTCAAGAATGCTATACAACCTTTGCGGGAATTCATGTTCAAGCAAACCCGCCAAAAAGACCTTGAACTCTTCCTGGAGATGAATCACCAGGAGAGACCAAACACGCTTGACGACATTCCTACGGTGGTCTTATTGCCGGCATTTGTCCTGAGCGAGCTTCGCACCGCTTTCATTATGGGTTTCGCCATCTATATTCCTTTCCTGATCATTGATATGGTGATTTCATCCATCCTGCTTTCGATGGGGATGATGATGTTACCTCCGTCATTGATATCCCTTCCCTTCAAAATCCTGCTTTTTGTGATGGTGGACGGCTGGTATTTGATTATCCGCTCGCTTTCGATGAGTTTCTTCCAATGA
- a CDS encoding Flagellar biosynthesis protein FliQ yields MTESYILGFAQNALVTVLIVGGPILLVSLVVGSLVSLFQAATQIHEATLTFVPKIIGIGLVLAILGSWMGQKMLSFTIMIFTSLAEMPR; encoded by the coding sequence ATGACCGAATCGTACATCCTGGGTTTTGCACAAAATGCTTTGGTAACCGTTCTCATTGTTGGAGGTCCTATTCTATTAGTCAGTCTGGTTGTCGGTAGTCTGGTCAGCCTGTTCCAGGCGGCTACCCAGATTCACGAAGCCACTTTAACCTTTGTTCCAAAAATCATCGGCATTGGTTTGGTGCTTGCGATCCTGGGTTCCTGGATGGGACAAAAAATGCTTTCCTTTACAATCATGATCTTCACCAGTCTGGCAGAGATGCCACGTTAG
- a CDS encoding HD domain protein, whose product MVTSPASVSARRRLDEIIRSVHRLRPLPASATRLLKELDDPHATARTVADLIALDQALTAYVLKVANSAAMGYLIPCASIQEAVVRLGFKQIRSLTYSTMAAGPLSARLSGYRLGDQGLWYHSVVVASSAHWLATALHYPDPEKAYVAGLLHDIGKLVLDQYVMADYNQIVKIMRAQRLPMWQVEQQLFGIDHAGVGGLAATHWQFPNELTEAIRNHHALSPDLPDPRLAALVNLANALAPENQTEDPVLAGKIIHPITMEVLKLTPEKIAPLSERLKEGLFTYQDRLQLP is encoded by the coding sequence ATGGTAACAAGTCCAGCGAGTGTTTCCGCCCGTCGACGCTTAGATGAGATCATCCGCAGCGTGCATCGTCTGCGCCCGTTGCCGGCCAGTGCAACGCGTCTGCTCAAGGAACTCGATGATCCTCACGCAACCGCCCGCACAGTAGCCGACTTGATTGCCCTGGATCAGGCGCTAACCGCGTATGTCCTGAAGGTTGCCAATTCTGCTGCAATGGGCTACTTGATCCCCTGTGCTTCCATCCAGGAAGCCGTGGTGCGTTTAGGCTTCAAACAAATCCGCTCGCTCACCTACAGCACAATGGCAGCCGGACCGTTGAGCGCCAGGCTCAGTGGGTATCGCCTGGGCGACCAGGGTCTCTGGTATCACAGTGTGGTCGTGGCAAGTTCTGCCCACTGGCTGGCAACCGCCTTGCACTATCCAGACCCTGAGAAGGCTTATGTAGCCGGCTTATTGCATGACATCGGGAAACTGGTCTTAGACCAGTATGTGATGGCGGACTATAACCAGATTGTAAAGATCATGCGCGCCCAGCGTCTGCCCATGTGGCAGGTGGAACAACAGTTATTCGGCATCGATCACGCCGGGGTGGGGGGATTAGCCGCCACGCATTGGCAATTCCCCAACGAATTAACCGAAGCCATCCGCAACCATCACGCTCTCAGCCCTGATCTTCCCGATCCCAGACTGGCTGCTCTGGTCAACCTTGCCAATGCCCTTGCACCTGAAAACCAGACCGAAGACCCGGTTTTGGCAGGCAAAATCATTCATCCGATTACTATGGAAGTTCTCAAGCTTACACCCGAGAAAATCGCTCCTCTTTCTGAGCGACTTAAAGAAGGCTTGTTCACCTATCAGGATCGGTTACAGTTGCCATAA
- a CDS encoding Stage 0 sporulation two-component response regulator (Spo0A), whose translation MVQSHNPILLIVEDDPLMRDILELALRQHFSPPFDIRLAADGVKALEIIKECSPSLIVLDILLPQMNGLQILQQLRDHPLNSHRPRILVISALGVREVVQQAVDRGADDFLVKPFDTETLIARLKAVLVH comes from the coding sequence ATGGTTCAGTCTCATAATCCCATTCTCTTGATTGTCGAAGATGACCCGCTCATGCGAGATATCCTGGAGCTGGCTTTGCGACAACACTTCTCGCCACCCTTCGACATTCGACTGGCTGCAGATGGCGTCAAAGCTCTCGAGATCATCAAGGAATGTTCTCCAAGCTTAATCGTTCTGGACATCTTACTCCCTCAAATGAACGGGTTGCAGATTCTGCAACAACTGCGCGACCACCCTCTGAATAGTCATCGGCCGCGCATCCTGGTCATCTCGGCTCTGGGAGTACGAGAAGTGGTACAACAGGCTGTTGATCGTGGAGCAGATGATTTTTTGGTCAAACCCTTTGACACGGAAACACTGATCGCCCGTCTCAAGGCAGTGCTCGTTCATTAG
- a CDS encoding Flagellar biosynthesis protein FliR, which yields MNETLVNVAQFQAFFLTFTRIMATIIHVPVLAGRSIPNPIKIGLGLILAIFMTPLNFVGFGRTGMDLLSFSVAIGKEILIGTLTGYAANLAFGALSIAGNLIGLGSGFAAAQILNPALEEQGTPLDQILVVTSFLIFLAINGHHSFLLGLQRTFEVLPINSNLPDVAQEPVLKLTASLIQVGVQMSFPLLATLLLTDLAMGLLARVAPQIQVFFLGIPLKIGLGIFALAISIPALSPLIRTIFGNIAPQMLVLLGK from the coding sequence ATGAACGAAACACTGGTTAACGTTGCTCAATTTCAAGCTTTTTTCCTGACGTTTACCAGGATCATGGCCACAATTATCCATGTCCCGGTGTTGGCTGGTCGTTCCATTCCCAATCCAATTAAGATCGGGCTGGGACTCATCCTGGCAATTTTTATGACACCGCTGAACTTTGTTGGTTTTGGTCGGACAGGTATGGATCTACTATCCTTCTCGGTAGCGATTGGAAAAGAAATTCTAATCGGCACGCTGACGGGTTATGCTGCCAATCTGGCTTTTGGCGCTTTAAGCATTGCCGGTAATTTGATCGGACTGGGCAGTGGTTTCGCGGCTGCTCAAATCCTCAACCCTGCTCTGGAAGAACAGGGAACTCCGCTCGATCAAATTCTGGTTGTAACCTCATTTCTCATCTTTTTAGCCATTAACGGGCACCATAGTTTTTTGCTCGGTCTACAACGCACCTTTGAGGTGCTGCCGATCAATTCCAATTTGCCTGACGTTGCTCAAGAACCGGTGCTGAAATTAACGGCGAGTCTGATTCAGGTCGGTGTACAAATGTCGTTTCCCTTACTGGCGACCCTCTTGCTGACCGATTTAGCGATGGGGTTGCTTGCCCGGGTTGCTCCTCAAATTCAGGTTTTCTTCCTGGGCATACCGCTCAAGATTGGTTTAGGCATCTTCGCCCTAGCGATTTCGATCCCGGCTTTGTCACCGCTCATTCGAACCATCTTCGGCAACATTGCCCCCCAAATGTTGGTGTTATTAGGAAAGTAA
- a CDS encoding Flagellar biosynthesis protein FlhB: protein MPEKTEPPTGRKIQEARKEGMVALSQELNAAVALLIGVWLLSSPGRRVINDIQAIIVEAMTTLPGGEVSGEWFSQRIITDLLRVGQDLLIIILALGIVGASITLAQTNFLWSTKRISFNLGRLNPLNGFKRLFSLHGLVEWIKALLKLVLVGWVVYAYLRDQISPLLHLTELDFNSAVAVWSDIALKLALRVGAAFLVLAIADYAYQRWTYRRSLMMSKEEVKEEMKRSEGDPMIKNRIRGQMRRMLRSIMMANVPKADVIITNPTHLAIAIRYDPETMNAPVVVAKGAYLIAQRIVQIAIANHIPVVQNIPLARALYKTVEIDQEIPPELYVAMAEVLAHVYALRQKVPAAVAS, encoded by the coding sequence ATGCCCGAGAAGACCGAACCACCGACTGGCCGTAAGATTCAAGAAGCCCGTAAAGAGGGGATGGTTGCCCTAAGCCAGGAACTGAACGCAGCCGTTGCCCTGCTGATCGGCGTATGGTTGCTCAGTTCGCCCGGGCGACGGGTAATTAACGACATCCAGGCTATCATCGTCGAGGCAATGACCACCTTACCCGGTGGTGAAGTGAGCGGCGAGTGGTTTTCTCAACGGATCATTACCGACCTGTTGCGAGTCGGGCAAGACCTGCTCATCATCATATTAGCCCTTGGAATCGTTGGGGCTTCGATCACACTGGCTCAGACCAACTTCCTTTGGTCGACGAAACGCATTTCCTTCAACCTGGGTCGCCTCAATCCACTCAACGGCTTCAAACGGCTCTTTTCGCTCCATGGTCTGGTTGAATGGATCAAAGCCCTGCTAAAGCTGGTACTGGTCGGCTGGGTGGTCTATGCCTACCTGCGCGACCAGATCTCCCCTCTTCTTCACCTGACCGAGTTGGACTTCAACAGCGCCGTGGCTGTGTGGAGCGACATTGCCCTCAAACTGGCTCTCCGGGTAGGGGCAGCTTTCCTTGTCCTTGCTATTGCCGATTATGCCTACCAGCGCTGGACCTACCGACGCTCCTTAATGATGTCAAAAGAAGAAGTTAAGGAAGAAATGAAACGCAGCGAGGGCGACCCAATGATCAAGAACCGCATCCGCGGGCAAATGCGAAGAATGCTGCGCTCCATTATGATGGCAAATGTTCCCAAAGCTGACGTGATCATCACCAACCCAACCCACCTTGCCATCGCCATCCGCTATGATCCTGAAACAATGAACGCTCCTGTAGTCGTCGCCAAGGGCGCATATTTGATCGCCCAACGAATCGTTCAAATTGCCATTGCCAATCATATTCCGGTCGTTCAGAATATCCCGCTGGCCCGGGCGCTTTACAAAACAGTTGAAATCGATCAAGAAATTCCTCCCGAATTATACGTGGCAATGGCGGAGGTTCTAGCTCATGTTTATGCACTGCGCCAAAAGGTGCCTGCAGCAGTGGCATCCTGA
- a CDS encoding Flagellar biosynthesis protein FlhA, which produces MTVRTESLPTSQWINLLRSKDIVLALAVILIIGLMLVPLPPIAMDFLIVFNLALSIGVMLLSMYIARPMDFSVFPSVLLLVTLFRLGLNIAASRLILIQGDAGKVISTFGSLILGGNYVVGVVVFLMLMVIQFVVITNGAGRVAEVAARFTLDAMPGKQLSIDAELNAGLIDETQARARRREIEIEADFYGAMDGASKFVRGDAIAAVIVMIVNIIGGFVIGIVQRQLSLLDALQTYTLLTVGAGLAVQIPALIVSSASGLIVTRTTSDLSLGSDMIGQLSNFSALGIGTLIIAIIGLIPGLPKLPFILVAAGFGAAAYAVWNLQQKQVQEPAEEVITAEPESPQDMLEMVVADPLEIEIGYGLIPLIDDSQPDNLLRRITGIRRQLMNELGFVLPIVRVRDNLRLSPQEYRIKIRREEVVRGELLIDRYLAIPGNDTEEKIHGIPTTEPAFGLPALWIGDAEKGRAELLGYTVVTPLSVLSTHLTEVVRNYAADLLNRQMVQEMIDQLRARTPAMVEGVIPEQITIGELQAVLRCLLKERIPIRDLGGILEVIADNAAVTRNPFILAEAVRQSMARTITNLYREEDGTLHVFTLSPQLESLLRDNLISNESGIGFSIDAQTAQQILIHTGEQMERLAQAGHYPILLCPREIRLAFRKLIEQSLPNLVVLAFSEVSPGTKVKSHGMVMEG; this is translated from the coding sequence ATGACTGTTCGGACAGAATCACTCCCCACCAGCCAATGGATCAACCTGCTTCGTTCAAAAGACATCGTTTTAGCACTGGCAGTTATCCTGATCATCGGCTTGATGTTAGTGCCACTGCCACCCATCGCCATGGACTTTCTCATCGTGTTCAACCTTGCTCTGTCCATCGGGGTGATGTTGCTTTCCATGTATATTGCCCGACCGATGGATTTTTCAGTTTTCCCTTCGGTGCTTTTACTGGTAACGTTATTTCGCCTGGGTCTGAATATTGCCGCCAGCCGCCTGATCCTGATTCAAGGCGATGCCGGTAAGGTCATCAGCACCTTCGGATCCTTAATTCTCGGTGGCAACTATGTTGTCGGCGTGGTTGTCTTCCTTATGTTAATGGTGATCCAATTCGTCGTCATCACCAACGGCGCCGGTCGGGTGGCAGAAGTAGCCGCCCGCTTCACCCTGGATGCCATGCCTGGCAAGCAACTTTCGATCGATGCTGAGCTAAATGCAGGTCTAATCGATGAAACACAGGCTCGAGCTCGCCGGCGCGAGATCGAGATCGAAGCTGATTTCTACGGCGCTATGGATGGTGCCAGCAAGTTCGTGCGCGGCGATGCCATAGCAGCCGTAATCGTGATGATTGTCAACATCATCGGCGGTTTTGTGATCGGCATTGTGCAACGCCAGCTTTCTTTACTCGATGCGTTACAAACCTACACCTTGCTGACGGTAGGTGCCGGTTTGGCAGTGCAGATTCCGGCCTTGATCGTCTCTTCCGCCTCAGGATTGATCGTTACCCGCACCACAAGCGATCTATCCCTCGGCTCGGATATGATTGGACAACTCTCTAACTTCAGTGCGCTGGGGATTGGGACACTGATCATCGCCATCATCGGTCTAATTCCTGGTTTACCCAAACTCCCTTTCATTCTCGTCGCCGCCGGTTTTGGAGCAGCCGCTTATGCAGTTTGGAACTTGCAACAAAAACAGGTTCAGGAACCGGCAGAGGAAGTGATCACTGCTGAACCCGAATCGCCCCAGGATATGCTGGAAATGGTGGTAGCAGATCCTCTGGAAATCGAGATCGGTTATGGGCTGATCCCGCTCATAGACGATAGCCAGCCTGACAATCTATTGCGACGCATCACCGGAATTCGGCGACAACTCATGAACGAATTAGGTTTCGTCCTGCCCATCGTGCGCGTGCGCGATAATCTGCGTCTTTCTCCTCAGGAATATCGCATCAAAATTCGACGTGAGGAAGTGGTGCGCGGGGAATTGCTGATTGACCGTTATCTCGCCATCCCGGGCAACGATACCGAAGAAAAAATCCACGGCATCCCAACCACCGAACCCGCCTTCGGCTTGCCTGCCCTCTGGATCGGGGATGCCGAAAAGGGACGCGCCGAACTGCTTGGCTATACCGTTGTTACCCCGCTTTCTGTCCTGAGTACCCACCTGACCGAAGTGGTCCGCAACTATGCTGCCGACCTGCTCAACCGCCAGATGGTACAGGAAATGATTGACCAGCTGCGCGCCCGCACCCCAGCGATGGTTGAAGGCGTCATCCCAGAACAAATCACCATTGGAGAACTACAAGCCGTTTTGCGCTGCCTGCTGAAGGAACGCATCCCGATTCGCGATTTGGGAGGCATCCTTGAAGTCATCGCCGATAATGCCGCGGTCACTCGCAACCCCTTCATCCTGGCAGAAGCTGTGCGCCAATCCATGGCTCGCACCATTACCAACCTCTATCGGGAAGAGGACGGCACCCTGCATGTTTTCACCTTATCACCACAACTCGAAAGTCTGCTGCGGGACAATCTCATCTCGAACGAAAGCGGCATTGGCTTTAGCATCGATGCCCAAACTGCCCAGCAAATTTTGATTCACACCGGTGAGCAGATGGAAAGACTGGCTCAAGCAGGCCACTACCCCATTCTGCTTTGCCCACGCGAAATTCGGCTGGCTTTTCGAAAACTGATTGAGCAATCCTTACCCAATCTGGTTGTGCTGGCATTCTCCGAGGTCAGCCCTGGTACAAAAGTCAAATCTCATGGCATGGTGATGGAAGGTTAG